The following are from one region of the Penaeus chinensis breed Huanghai No. 1 chromosome 5, ASM1920278v2, whole genome shotgun sequence genome:
- the LOC125025711 gene encoding uncharacterized protein LOC125025711, with translation MMKARTKRVWERREEILVLGALLVLLVPSAASHGQSCNPTVLESCSENEVCKVEVVDQSGICQCLPDFTFNAQTNECEEPKPPPDDSPSHLSLGLGLGITTIVLVLVALAIAHRRYGILSGVCRRLPTLHLFGKRGEEFVVDSGDDDSPIV, from the exons ATGATGAAGGCGAGAACTAAGAGAgtttgggagaggagggaggaaatccTTGTGTTGGGGGCCTTGCTCGTCCTACTCGTGCCTTCCGCCGCCAGCCACGGACAG AGTTGCAACCCGACAGTCCTCGAGTCATGCTCGGAGAACGAGGTGTgcaaggtggaggtggtggaccAGAGCGGGATTTGCCAGTGCCTGCCGGACTTCACCTTCAACGCGCAGACGAACGAGTGTGAAGAGCCCAAACCACCCCCTG ATGACTCTCCCAGCCACCTCAGTCTCGGCCTTGGCCTGGGCATCACCACCATTGTCTTAGTGCTCGTGGCGCTGGCCATTGCCCACAGAAGATACGGAATCCTCTCGGGGGTCTGCCGCCGCCTCCCCACGCTGCACCTGTTCggcaagagaggggaggagttcgTCGTAGACAGCGGGGACGACGACAGTCCTATTGTataa